Part of the Toxotes jaculatrix isolate fToxJac2 chromosome 8, fToxJac2.pri, whole genome shotgun sequence genome is shown below.
GTCTGTGATCAGACCTACACAGACAGTCAGGTAACAGCTCAGGCAGGTAACAGCTCAGACAGGTAACAGCTCAGGCAGAGAGGtaacagctcagacagacaacagctgagacagacaggtaacaTCTGAGACAGGtaacagctcagacagacaacagctcagacagacaggttaCAGCTGAGACAGGTAACAGCTGAGACAGAcaacagctcagacagacaggtaacagCTCAGACAGGTAACAGCTCAGACAGGTAACAGCTCAGACAGGTAACAGCTCAGACAGGTAACAGCTCAGGCAGAGAGGtaacagctcagacagacaacagctgagacagacaggtaacaTCTGAGACAGGtaacagctcagacagacaacagctcagacagacaggttaCAGCTGAGACAGGTAACAGCTGAGACAGAcaacagctcagacagacaggtaacagctcagacaggtaacagctcagacaggtaacagctcagacagacaggtaacagctcagacaggtaacagctcagacaggtaacagctcagacagacaggtaacagctcagacaggtaacagctcagacaggtaacagctcagacagacagactcaccaGGCATCTCAGGCAGCATCCATCCCTCCACCTTCTTACTGGGAACACTGATCACCTTCTCTGCAGCCCAGTCTCCTTTCTAAGGACAGAAACTGATCAAAAACCAGAAGTACAGACCATCACAGCAGCTGCCACGCCCATCCACACGTTGATGTTCCCACCCACCAGTACTCATGGGTCATAATACACCTGTGCATCATCTCAGCGTCCACTGTGGCAGTGAAGCAGTGAAGGTTCATCCCTCAGTTCAGAGAGTTTGTTAAACTTTTGTTGGATTTATTTCACAGTGTGAGGAaactggatggatggacaggaaACTATCTCACAGGCAGACAGTTATTCAAAGAGCAGACGCAGGAAGGTTTATCTGTCCTGCGTAGCACCACCTACCTGTACAGGTAAACAGTGACAAGTGGTCAGTAAAGTCCCTTCCCTGTTTCCCTCTAAAACAGTCCAAGTTCAAGGTAATTTAATTTTACAGGCCCTGACCATAACTAGCGTCCTCCAGAGGAAGATTCTactgagagagcaggaggaagaagaaccagctcagaGCAGGTTCcacataaagacagaaacacaactaagaagaaggagaagacaATGATAGAACCAGAAATAGGACTAATAATCagactaataataaaaaacaggaaaaatactgGACTAATAATACTGACTAACGAGACTAATAATGGGGCAGTGGGCGGTCCACAGCctcagatccagactctgcagctctgacaggaggagagagagacacgaaggaacaaaactacaggaaagagaagatggCGTCTTATTGGGATTGGATGTGAGAACTGGAGTCTCACTGGGATAAGACCACTGTGGTTCTGACTAGAACCCCGTGGTACTAACTGGTGTTTTGTAGAATCTGAAGACCGTTGAATTAAGAGCACATCCCACGAAGCCCTCGGTGGCATTGGGGTCATGGAGGAATCGGACCTCAAGGGGAATAGCACCTTCTTCACCCAAATCCAGCGTCTGTAGTTTCCTGTGGGTGGTCCAGTCCCAAACGTGGAGGCAGCGGCCGTAGTGACCTGCGATAATCACAGGTGTGTAACAGgtagtttgacatgttttggaCATGTGGACATGATTGGCTTTCGCTTCACTGCATCACATGAACGTGTCACATGTGTAGCCCTGCTGTACTGACTAGAGACACAGACTAGAACCTAGAACAGGAGACTTTTGAGGATCAGGATCTAGAGCTCAGATTTACTGAATGAGACTCGTTGGAATAGGACCGTGGAAGCTTGCAGTACTGACTGAAGACTTCGTGGGATCAGAGCTTAGAACCCCCCGTTACTGACTAAAATGTTACTGGTATCAGAACCAATAACACTTATTACTGACCAGAGACTTACTGTCACCAAAGGTATGTACAAGAGGAAGCTATAATCCTGTGGTGCTGATTGTAGTATCACTGGAAGAGAAACTTCCATCCTTACAGAAAAGAGCATCGCTAGAATCAGAACCTGTAATCTGAATCGGGGTGATGGTGCTGAGACGACATTTCTGTGAAATCAAACCGGTTGTGACAATAAAAGAGCTTAAAGGTTGAAATGTTTCCTCCTAACTCACCTTCCTTGATGTGGGCAGGATTAAAACCATCAGCCAGAGCTTTCGGTGCACCCCATTCAGTGCTGATCATCACATTGTGTCGAGGCTGGTACCAGAAGTCATACCCAAAGGGCACTGTTTCGCCCGGCTGCTCCCAGTTGCCGACCACCTCGAACGTCTCCCCGTCGAGTAGGATGAAACCACCTGAGGCGATGAAAGCAGGTGTAACACTGAAATGATCCACTAGAGGCCGCTACAACAACAATCAGTGAAGATGGTTTGTCGTTCAGTTCGTGCAGAGCTGGTTAAACTGTGGATAACGAAAGGGTTTCACAACATGTCAGAGAGTTCCTCTGACGTTCCTTTACTTTGTGGTGTTAAAACTAAAACCttcacagttttctgtctgCGTGGTGTGTGAGGATTTATAGTCCGGTCTCCTGGACCTCTCACCCTTGCCATTGCCGGATGGGTCTCCTAAGCAGCTGATCATGATCTGACCACTGCCCAGACAGTGAGAAGTGTGAGGGTTCGCCAGGTCACACTTCCAGTACAGATCCACTGGTTCCACTATCTGAAGACAACAAAgcccaacaaaaacacagctcagtgtctctaatttttcatcttcaccaagatgtttttattcattcagcaTCTTTGAAATCAAAATGTATCTCAAAGAAAACATCCATTCATCTTTTGCTGCCCATCTTGAGCAGAGACTCTGGAATAGTGCTGTAAAACCCAGTGTAGTTTTACTGGGATCAAAACCAAGCTTCCTGTGATACCAACTGGAGTCATGACATCAGAACCTATATAAACCTGCTGTTGATACTGGACACTTACCAGGACAGAAGCCTATAACCTTGAAGGCCCTGACTGGAGTCTCACTGGGATCAGAACTTGTGATCCTGTAATATTGAATTCAGGCTTAGTGGAAGTGTTACTAGAATAGGAACCCAGAGCCCTGTGATACCCTGACATACTTGAACTCCTTCACTTGGGCACTAACTCCCTTCCAGCCTGAAGGGAACAATCCACTGGTTTCCAGCAGAGTACCAGGACTTCGGCGTGGGAACTGCTGGCTCTCATCCTGCTGGCTCTCAtcctgctgcttcacactcagCTGTAAACTGTCCAGTACTCACGGAGGTCCCAGTCTGGTGAAACCAACAGAACCACAAAATCTATGAAAGGCCAAGAACCCTAACTGCTGTCTCTGGTATCACTTCTCTTCTTTGAGGGTTGGTTAAAGTCTCTGAGGAGAACTAGCTGTTAAACGATCACACTGTGACTCAGCACTCAGACGTACTCTGATTATTTATCAGACTGACGCCAACAACAAGTCAAATGTCTTTGAATATGAAGTTTTGTAAAGAGCAGCTGGGAGAGGATTTATCATGCAGTCTGAACTCAGGATGaaccgtcctcctcctcctccccagaaCATGTTGTCaccatctctctgctctctgacagAGCCTAAACGAACTGTTCCTCTAAATctaaagaaaacagctgctgtttttacaaGTCATGGTCAGGGCCCCAGCCAACCCATTATAAGGCCCCAGGGCAAAAGTCAGCTGTGGACTGTGGGCCTCTCTGAACCCAGCATTCTCCACCCTGTGTTTTCGCTCAGGGTCCCTCTACGATGGAGGGTTTGAAGATGAGGTGAGAAAGCAGCAGCCAGCTCAGGATCCtcacatttcagtttgtgttctGTGCTTTACTGCTGCATGTGCCAAACAAACTTATAATTAATCAAATCACCACAAAGTAATTGCTCCAGGGTGAACCTGGAGCTTTTAGGTCTTCTGAGGATCTGGGGCCCCGGGGCAGGTGGTAATCCAGCTGGGATTAGAACAACAGTGAAGGTTTCTGTCTCTAGTGAATTTGAGTTTTCTTTCAGTCACTTCAGCATGAAAAACAGCTTCCAGAGAAACAAGCTTCAGCCTTCAGTTTTGTTCTGACTTAACCGGAGAAGATGGACAAGGTCCCAGACCAAGAACTTTACCGGCTCAgaatgtggctgtttttcttttccagaatAACCAGGACGATTTGCCAAAACACTGCTTCAAAAGGCATTTTACAAGTTGCATTGAACTGTGATGAAGTCAAGTATGAGAGCTGATTACAGACCAGAGACACAACTGACCAAAGAAACCAACCAGGGTAACAACCATGAGCTGGTAATTTAATTTATACACCCCAgtatcacaaatcacaaatctgACTCAAGAGGCTTAACAATCAGTACAGGACACGACCCACTCTGTCCTCAGACCCTCAGAACCTCGGACCCTAGGAACCTCGGACTCTCAGAACCTCGGACCCTAGGAACATCGGACCCTAGGAACATCGGACCCTCAGAACCTTGGACCCTCGGACCAGACGAGGAAAAACTCCCAAAAACCCTAAATGGGAGAAACCTCAGCAAGAGGCGAGATCCCTTttcatgacagacagacaggaagtagatGTTATATATAGCTCAGAACATGAAGATTCACCAAAGCATCACCACCAGTCAACAGGCGGCTGTTCAGCCAACTctgtacagtcacacacacaaacgcacacagacacacacagaggttatAACCAGGTGAGTTCGCTTAAACAGTGACTTACTGAAACAGTGAGCGGGATTCTGGCTTTCTGCTGGGACTGATGGCGTTACTGccctgtctctgattggctgagcttCAGACAGGTTAGTCGTACCTTGTGTATCTGCGGCGCTCTGGGATTCGTCCCAACGTCGACCACATAGACTCTCGAGGAGATGAGTGAGGGCAGAATCAGACGGTTCCTTTTCTTGGAGGCGTCTCcgaagcagctgctgcaggcgTTCCAGCCGGAGTGATGCAGCTCATCGCGAAGGTTCGGCATTGGCAGCCGGTGGATTACCTGAGAGggcagaggtcaaaggtcacaacAGGTCTAAACAGAGAAAGATTTAAATGTCACTTCAGCTATTGGTTTAGAAAGTTTAGAAGAATAATGGATTTTGCTGGATCAGCACAAAGGTTTAAGACTTTACAGAGAACGGAGGAGTGAtgcagaaaaggaggaaaaggaagaaatgaCAGCGAGACGTCCGAGTGGGAAACTGatccagcagcaggaagaagctgcacaaagaaagagaagagttAACTATGAGCCAGCTTCACTGGTTCTTTTAGACTTTAAAGCCATGAACTGGAGCAGAGGAAGCTGACGAGAGGACCCAGCAGGAATCAGGTTCAGACACTCAGCAGGAGACCAGATGAGCAGGTCTACCTGGCAGTAGTTGGGGGATTTTGGGTCGATGTCGACAGTGGCCAGGTAGTCGGGTTTCAGGGTGTCGGTGTTGCGGTAGATGCAGGGCAGGTAGACGATCTCCTCTCGAGGACCTTCAACCACAAAAGCAATAAAACCGTCTGAACTCGGAGCTTCTCAAATCTGGACCACTGAGGCTGCAGAGTCTGAACAAACCTGATCCTGAACATTCGTGGGTTCCTACAGTGTGAACAGCAGTGAAACCTTTAAGAGCCAATTAAAGAAGACTTTGTTGTGTAATCTTCTTTTAacagtgtaaaatgaaaatgttttgttcagctcgtgtcaaaatatttctctctgagCTAAAATACAAATTATTACAAATTCATATGTTAATACATATTTCATCAACACATCAACAGTTATGATCACAAACGGTGGAAACATctgcctctgacacacactcctGTTAGTTTAGATTCAGTTATATTAATAAACACAGTTGTTCGTTTATATTTGAaagatttgttgacaaaaagaaaaacgcaGGCCACCGACAGCTGGATTTTATTTAACGGGTCTTTGTGAGCTGGCGACctggaaacaggtgaaaacagctgctgcagggctgAGAGGTAAGGTTTGAGGGTGGCCACAGAGGAAAGGTCACGGGGTCATTTAAAGCTGAGCAGGAAGTAGATCAGGACATTAACTGATAATCTGAACTGCTGGAATTGTTTGTCTGTGGGCTGCTCACGAATACAGACAGCTGTCTCACCCTTCATGGCGTCCAGCGGGCTGCGGTATCCTGGTCCACATCCGGAACAGCTGgctgagaaaacacaacaacaggtCACTGACATCGCAGAGTTCAGTCCTGGAGGTTACAGACGTCTGAGACAAATCCCAAACTCTCTGAGCTCACAGCTGACGCCCAGAAAGTTCCTCTGCTGGACGAGCTCCAAACTCTGAGTCTCCGTGTCAGGAAGAAGCAATGAACACAATCAGTCTGACAGTGGTGTAAACTGGATCAGCAGCTCTTTGCCCCCTCTGTCCTTAGTTCACCTCTTATTGCTCAGACTGATGCAATCTTGGAAAGAGTCCTTCCAAACTCCGCAGGAGGTGTTTTATTAGTGTTTTCAATTATCAGTTATACCCATGAGTGTAGAGAGCTTCTGACTGACACGCACCTGTaattacagcagcacaaacaacacaacatgcTGTGCAGCCTGATACAACTTCCCTGCCATCAAGTCCAACATCCAACCAAAGCCCCATTCAGACTTCTgtctgcccccaccccccagccaCTGAGGCTCTGATGCTGTTGTACAGGAGGAACAGAACATTCAACACACGCTTCGTCCATATTTTGGATGAGATTTTTCATCTTTTGGAATTTACCTGTTTCCTAATTTCCTGTAAATaggaatgaaaagagaaaagttcTCTGAGACAATAACACGGTCAGTccaatgaacacatgaacaggTGCTGTCACATGTCAAACGTGTCACGGATCTCAGGCGTGTTTGAATTGTTGTCTGAATCTGGTCTGGTTCTTTTGGACCCATTAGACGTGTCTGATTTTGTTCCACTGTATTGAGTTACCTGTAAATACCGTGTCATTAGTTCTAATCCTTTTTCTGCCCAGACACGTCTGAAGGAAAGTCGAAGTGTGAGTCTGAGATCCGCACAAACAGCTGGAGCTGAAGAGTTTGGATTGGTGCTCCAGTCCGTTCAGAGCTGGTTCAACCTAAAAGCAcggttttcttttcctcagctGCAGAGCTATAAAGCCACGTCATCATGTGACCGTCTCCACCTCTGTCAACAACATGGACGACTAAACTGTCTCTTTTccagatttttaaaatcatttcaacTGTTATGAACAAGTAAACATACCAGGCTGACATTACGAGACGGCTCaggttagctagctaactaacACGAGTTAGCatcctcagtgtttctgtacGTGCAGCTGACTGCAGCCGCAGGTCGGTTTACTGAGCGAGGAACTGAGtgacttttatattttacccatttttaattatctttgatgtgtctgtgtgtctgtacaatgtctcctcctccaggtgaGAGCTGATTACAGCAGGTGACCCTGGATCCAGGTTCCTTAGATCTGATTCTGTTCAGAAGTTCAGTCTGAGACTTGATCAAACCATCCCGATGCCTCTGGGATCTGTTCCTATCTCTGTTCTCTGAAGCGATTCTTATCTGAGCTACGTCTCCATCCTCCGTCGGATGGAAACAGTCGTCATGTGACACCGAGGTTTTATCTGTCTCTTCTGCTACAAATGAGTTGTTAAGGCGTTCCCCTCTCTGATCACCAGGATTCCCAGAAGGTTGATTTCATGAGCATCGGCAGATTCTGAAAGTTTTAGATTTTAGTTTTCTGATTCATGAACGAGTCCTAATGAAAATCTATCATCCAGATGTTCTTTCCAGTTGGACACAACTGGGTcaaagggcacacacacacacacacacacacacacacacacacacacacacagacacacacacac
Proteins encoded:
- the selenbp1 gene encoding methanethiol oxidase isoform X1, whose protein sequence is MSVTCCCVFSASCSGCGPGYRSPLDAMKGPREEIVYLPCIYRNTDTLKPDYLATVDIDPKSPNYCQVIHRLPMPNLRDELHHSGWNACSSCFGDASKKRNRLILPSLISSRVYVVDVGTNPRAPQIHKIVEPVDLYWKCDLANPHTSHCLGSGQIMISCLGDPSGNGKGGFILLDGETFEVVGNWEQPGETVPFGYDFWYQPRHNVMISTEWGAPKALADGFNPAHIKEGHYGRCLHVWDWTTHRKLQTLDLGEEGAIPLEVRFLHDPNATEGFVGCALNSTVFRFYKTPKGDWAAEKVISVPSKKVEGWMLPEMPGLITDILISLDDRFLYFSNWLHGDVRQYDITDRRNPRLVGQVFLGGSIVNDGPVKVLEDPENQPQPPPRIIQGRRVYGGPQMLQLSLDGRRLYLTTSLYSSWDKQFYPDMVKEGSVMMQIDVNSVSGGLSLNEKFLVDFGKEPDGPVLAHELRYPGGDCTSDIWV
- the selenbp1 gene encoding methanethiol oxidase isoform X2; its protein translation is MASCSGCGPGYRSPLDAMKGPREEIVYLPCIYRNTDTLKPDYLATVDIDPKSPNYCQVIHRLPMPNLRDELHHSGWNACSSCFGDASKKRNRLILPSLISSRVYVVDVGTNPRAPQIHKIVEPVDLYWKCDLANPHTSHCLGSGQIMISCLGDPSGNGKGGFILLDGETFEVVGNWEQPGETVPFGYDFWYQPRHNVMISTEWGAPKALADGFNPAHIKEGHYGRCLHVWDWTTHRKLQTLDLGEEGAIPLEVRFLHDPNATEGFVGCALNSTVFRFYKTPKGDWAAEKVISVPSKKVEGWMLPEMPGLITDILISLDDRFLYFSNWLHGDVRQYDITDRRNPRLVGQVFLGGSIVNDGPVKVLEDPENQPQPPPRIIQGRRVYGGPQMLQLSLDGRRLYLTTSLYSSWDKQFYPDMVKEGSVMMQIDVNSVSGGLSLNEKFLVDFGKEPDGPVLAHELRYPGGDCTSDIWV